A section of the Styela clava chromosome 9, kaStyClav1.hap1.2, whole genome shotgun sequence genome encodes:
- the LOC120338853 gene encoding N-alpha-acetyltransferase 15, NatA auxiliary subunit-like, giving the protein MPTKQPLPPKEKTLFNRILKCYEQKQYRNGLKFAKQILSNPKFAEHGETLAMKGLTLNCLNRKEEAYELVKRGLKNDLTSHVCWHVYGLLQRSDKKYDEAIKCYRNALRWEKDNLHILRDLSMLQVHMRDLEGYKETRYNLLQLKSGQRASWIGYAVANHLVKDFDMAFKVLEEFRKTQQGQNGDYEYSELLLYQITILIEAGMQGRALEHLNKHKAQVADKNALMELNAEIFLSLEKYDKAEKLCTELMYRNPENHRYYEMLERAIRPSNNDERLQIYDAAAKIFPKTDSPKIIPLSLVSGDKFRIRVDQFLRSGLERGVPPLFVNLKPLYEDKEKVLIIEELVLNYLIALENCEKFAPSDMVKQAPTSTLWSWYFLAQHYDILENTDKALEYINKAIEHTPTLIEAHTLKAKILLHAGDMPSSVKCMDEAQSLDTADRFVNYKCACYMIRNNQIEEAENMASKFTRETISVQEYLREMQCMWFEAECANAHFRGKKYGEALKKCHEIDRHFREILEDQFDFHQYCMRKMTLRSYVQMLRLEDQLRLHKFYFDAALVAIKVYLRLHDKPQQLNGDQSQLEENSMSKSELKKLRNKQRKQKRKQAEEERKKQEQEKANKNRQQRNKVDEDNEGIKKDEFDADKLVSVENPIQEARSFLTSLLLHHASKLDTHVLAFEIYEREKKFLLMIRALLKAKKLVDGGARHPSVHLRLMKFVKAVSNASSEINDAVKTVIDSMLNEFLSTSDYETYNMEYIEENKTSISHLFAGYQSMYILDPSKNLEAAKRFISSWKEYLPSVDLQTCTDILESFREGDFGALPKDLIQEFQLNCSEKYSHATAFKTATLATPESDTKPVAENGTNSDNHVNEQTDIAVSCN; this is encoded by the exons atgcCTACCAAACAGCCATTGCCACCCAAGGAAAAGACGCTATTTAACAGGATATTG AAATGTTACGAACAGAAACAGTACAGAAATGGACTGAAATTTGCAAAACAGATTCTTTCTAATCCAAAATTTGCAGAACATGGAG AAACATTGGCGATGAAAGGGCTCACGCTCAACTGTCTAAATAGAAAGGAAGAAGCATATGAACTTGTGAAACGCggattaaaaaatgatttaacaTCTCATGTCTGTTGGCACGTCTACGGTCTGCTGCAAAGATCtgataaaaaatatgatgaagCAATAAAATGTTACAGAAACGCTCTCAGATGGgaaaag gACAATCTTCACATTCTGAGGGATTTATCTATGTTGCAAGTTCATATGAGAGATTTGGAAGGATATAAG GAAACAAGGTACAATCTACTGCAGTTGAAGTCTGGTCAAAGAGCATCTTGGATTGGTTATGCAGTTGCAAATCATCTTGTGAAAGATTTTGACATGGCTTTCAAAGTCTTAGAGGAGTTCAGAAAGACACAACAG GGTCAAAATGGTGACTATGAATACAGCGAGCTGCTTCTATatcaaattacaattttgatAGAAGCTGGAATGCAGGGACGAGCACTTGAACATCTCAATAAACATAAAGCCCAAGTAGCAGACAAGAATGCATTGATGGAGTTGAACG CTGAGATATTCTTGAGCCTGGAAAAATATGACAAAGCGGAAAAGTTATGCACAGAACTAATGTATAGAAATCCTGAAAATCATAG ATATTATGAAATGCTTGAAAGAGCTATCAGGCCTTCCAATAATGATGAAAGACTACAAATATACGACGCAGCTGCTAAAATATTCCCAAAAACTGACTCGCCAAAAATTATTCCTTTGTCACTTGTATCAG GTGATAAATTCAGGATTAGAGTTGATCAGTTCTTACGCAGTGGTTTGGAAAGAGGAGTACCACCTTTATTCGTCAACTTGAAACCTTTATACGAAGATAAAGAAAAAGTTTTAATCATTGAAGAACTAGTGCTCAATTATTTGATTGCACTCGAGAACTGTGAAAAATTTGCTCCCTCAG ACATGGTAAAACAAGCACCTACGTCAACACTGTGGTCTTGGTATTTTCTTGCTCAACATTATGACATCTTGGAAAATACAGACAAAGCATTGGAATATATCAATAAAGCTATTGAACATACACCAACCTTGATTGAGGCTCATACATTAAAAGCAAAAATCTTACTG CATGCGGGAGATATGCCTTCTTCAGTTAAATGTATGGACGAGGCTCAATCACTTGATACAGCTGATAGATTTGTTAATTATAAATGTGCTTGTTACATGATCAGAAATAATCAAATAGAAGAAGCTGAAAATATGGCATCGAAATTCACAAGG GAGACCATTAGTGTCCAGGAATATTTGAGAGAAATGCAATGCATGTGGTTTGAAGCTGAATGTGCAAATGCTCATTTCAGAGGAAAAAAATACGGAGAAGCTTTGAAGAAATGTCATGAAATTGACAGG cATTTCAGAGAGATTCTCGAAGATCAGTTTGATTTTCATCAATACTGTATGAGGAAAATGACTTTACGTTCTTATGTTCAAATGCTCAGACTTGAGGATCAGCTACGTTTGcacaaattttatttcgacGCTGCTTTGGTTGCCATAAAA gtTTATCTCCGTTTGCATGACAAACCACAACAATTGAACGGAGACCAATCACAATTGGAAGAAAACTCGATGAGCAAAAGTGAGCTGAAAAAATTACGTAACAAGCAAAGAAAACAAAAGCGTAAACAGGCGGAAGAAGAGAGGAAAAAACAAGAGCAAGAAAAAGCAAATAAGAACAG GCAACAAAGAAATAAAGTTGATGAAGATAACGAAGGAATTAAGAAAGATGAATTTGATGCTGATAAATTAGTTAGT GTTGAGAATCCAATTCAAGAAGCGAGATCGTTCTTGACGTCATTGTTGCTTCATCATGCTAGCAAATTGGACACTCATGTACTCGCATTTGAGATTTACGAAAGAGAGAAGAAGTTTCTACTCATGATTCGAGCACTATTGAAAGCGAAAAAATTAGTAGATGGTGGCGCCAGACATCCTTCTGTTCATTTACGACTGATGAAATTTGTTAAAGCAG tGTCCAATGCTTCATCCGAGATTAATGATGCTGTAAAAACCGTCATCGATTCAATGCTCAATGAATTTTTGTCGACATCCGATTATGAAACATACAACATGGAATATATCGAAGAAAACAAGACTTCCATTTCGCACCTATTCGCAG GTTATCAGTCAATGTATATTCTCGATCCTTCAAAGAATTTGGAAGCTGCAAAACGGTTTATTTCGAGTTGGAAAGAATATTTACCGTCCGTTGATCTTCAA ACTTGCACTGATATCCTCGAATCGTTTCGCGAAGGAGACTTTGGAGCTCTACCGAAGGATTTAATTCAGGAATTTCAACTCAACTGTTCCGAAAAATACTCACATGCAACTGCTTTTAAAACAGCAACTCTGGCTACTCCGGAATCCGACACAAAACCAGTCGCGGAAAACGGGACTAATTCCGACAATCATGTCAACGAGCAAACAGACATCGCTGTTTCATGCAACTAG
- the LOC120339201 gene encoding serine/threonine-protein kinase PLK4-like isoform X2 produces MMATCMNNFKHNNNIGNDMSPHQVDQSQMGNKISDYEVTNLLGRGAFACVYRARCRLTNREVAIKVIDKKTMRKSGMVVRVRNEVEIQAQLKHSSILELYHCFEDTVYVYLVLELCLSGELSRYVKTKGKMSEDQARIFMHQIVDGMLHLHAHGIIHRDLTLSNMLLDNSLNIKIADFGLATKLSMPTDKHFTMCGTPNFISPEIATRSAHGLQSDVWSLGCMLYTFLVGSPPFDTDAVKSTLNKVVLGDYQFPPDLGENARDLIQRLLRKNPSDRITLSAVLDHSFMTNEWEGKDHEDSIDSGLATMTTNSTNWCSRVTGSKATPNTASRLPPRTRPFIVPHPNRAEPCLTRKQSDSSSCNNMCECENCSGYHSSSTPCHKNSGKYCTQVSESCRGKNNSHQKQENARENDSCKSYLSSEHLLPSKLNPPKKVRENSPGRVLQPRNLNYERGKSYSNPQFHLNSDEWKSQNSHSQLNTQRTCSDMSSTTENTKFTQRTAKYEPHFYKSNSNHWHGSSPSLISMDNNNHLQSDRKGGTGNCSCCNSGSYCFSHRGMEGLHKYKSCESLSQVGTRRNEKAYSDPYSSTCSLQKIPQKLESASGRNEGRYQEHRNRDENAISHCRNGNNKENIAKPEITRSHHNPSHSTTDSNMKTSKPPSVKSDSSRNGKKEPLPTINSKRLRAIRQKTKNSVLSILDSGEVCLETVKIRSGKEVTTEVLRISEDGKNIKIYTPKLKTDDNSNDRVPSPTPECSDFTPENVPSRYINKYRYLAKFVTLVRSKTPKVTLFTSKAKCMLMENDPNADLEVCFYDGSKIHQTKGKTKIIDSTGRLMTLDSQSTASSSSIYSDCDVGKLPIELQDMVRHAMQVRQKCLNLESAINIMESTDKTSSYFPITVSRRPAHVANTNANKASGSSSQSSNTRPTTPPKKDRGPTQSSVPPDCLSPNSLPSPSVALTTSPSIAPPIRITESVLSYNTVATGVSSKLGPKTGRSLPVTPNSRTSAKSTLSDGMRPAHRQLSFVPLANENDVVKSVNIPNIGFASHLRSGDIWVQYHDQSQIMVQSSANKVLYSHPNGKVERFGQTVRLPEYVKDKLAQLPYVVELLVRQT; encoded by the exons ATGATGGCAACTTGTATGAAcaatttcaaacacaacaataacATTGGCAACGATATGTCTCCCCATCAAGTTGACCAATCACAGATGGGCAACAAAATTTCAGACTATGAAGTCACAAACCTACTTGGAAGAGGAGCATTTGCTTGTGTATATCGAGCGAGATGTCGACTGACGAATAGAGAAGTTGCCATAAAAGTTATCGATAAAAAAACAATGCGTAAATCTGGCATGGTTGTTCGAGTGAGAAATGAAGTTGAAATACAAGCACAATTGAAACATTCTTCTATATTGGAGTTATATCATTGTTTTGAAGACACTGTTTATGTTTATCTAGTCTTGGAATTATGTCTCAGTGGAGAACTCAGTCGCTATGTAAAAACTAAAGGAAAGATGTCAGAAGATCAAG CAAGGATATTCATGCATCAAATTGTCGATGGAATGCTACATCTTCATGCACACGGCATAATACATCGGGATTTAACATTATCCAACATGCTACTCGATAATtcattaaacataaaaatcgcAGATTTTGGACTTGCAACAAAACTTTCTATGCCAACGGATAAACATTTTACGATGTGTGGAACACCTAATTTTATCTCACC TGAGATTGCTACAAGGAGTGCGCATGGTCTTCAATCTGATGTTTGGTCACTGGGGTGTATGCTTTATACTTTCCTGGTGGGGAGTCCACCATTTGAT ACTGATGCTGTGAAATCAACACTAAACAAAGTGGTTTTGGGTGATTATCAATTTCCACCAGATCTAGGTGAAAATGCTCGTGATTTAATTCAGAGATTGCTTAGAAAAAATCCAAGCGATAGAATTACATTGTCAGCAGTATTGGATCATTCTTTCAtg ACAAATGAATGGGAAGGTAAAGATCATGAAGATTCTATTGATAGTGGTCTCGCTACAATGACAACTAATTCAACAAATTGGTGCAGCAGAGTAACTGGTAGTAAGGCAACACCCAACACAGCATCACGGCTACCCCCTCGTACAAGACCCTTCATTGTACCTCATCCCAACAGAGCCGAACCGTGCCTAACACGAAAACAATCAGACTCTTCTTCATGTAATAATATGTGTGAATGTGAAAATTGTTCCGGTTATCATTCGTCATCAACACCGTGTCATAAAAACAGTGGCAAATATTGCACTCAGGTTTCCGAATCATGCCGAGGAAAAAATAACTCTCACCAAAAGCAAGAGAACGCTCGAGAAAACGACTCCTGTAAATCATATCTTAGTTCAGAACATCTTTTACCTTCTAAACTCAACCCCCCTAAGAAAGTGCGTGAAAATTCACCCGGTAGAGTTCTCCAACCCCGTAATTTAAATTATGAGAGAGGAAAAAGTTACTCTAATCCTCAATTTCATCTCAACTCAGATGAGTGGAAATCCCAAAATTCTCACTCACAACTCAACACTCAGCGTACATGTTCAGATATGAGCAGTACTACCGAAAACACTAAATTTACACAAAGGACTGCTAAATACGAACCACATTTCTATAAATCGAACTCAAACCACTGGCATGGTAGTAGTCCTTCTTTAATATCAATGGACAATAATAATCATTTACAAAGCGATCGTAAAGGCGGTACCGGTAACTGTAGTTGTTGTAACTCTGGCTCATATTGCTTTTCTCACCGTGGTATGGAAGGTTTACATAAGTATAAAAGTTGTGAGAGTCTTTCTCAAGTTGGGACAAGGCGTAATGAAAAAGCATACAGTGACCCTTATTCTAGTACTTGTTCTCTTCAAAAAATTCCACAAAAATTGGAATCTGCTTCTGGCAGAAATGAAGGAAGATATCAGGAACATAGAAACCGGGATGAAAATGCCATTTCACATTGTCGAAACGGgaacaataaagaaaatattgcaaaacCTGAAATTACAAGATCGCACCATAATCCATCTCATTCTacgacag ATTCTAATATGAAAACGAGCAAACCACCGTCTGTAAAATCCGACTCAAGTCGTAATGGTAAGAAAGAACCTCTTCCTACAATCAACTCAAAAAGATTGCGGGCAATTCGACAAAAGACAAAAAATTCTGTT TTGAGCATCCTTGATAGTGGAGAAGTTTGTCTTGAGACAGTTAAAATCCGGAGTGGAAAAGAAGTCACCACTGAGGTTTTAAGGATTTCTGAAGATGGGAAAAACATCAAG ATATACACTCCAAAATTGAAAACTGATGATAATAGTAATGACCGAGTGCCATCACCAACTCCCGAATGTTCAGACTTCACTCCAGAAAATGTTCCAAGTCGATATATAAACAAATATCGATATCTCGCAAA GTTTGTCACCCTAGTTCGTTCCAAAACTCCAAAAGTTACTTTATTCACAAGTAAAGCAAAATGCATGTTGATGGAAAATGATCCAAATGCTGATTTGGAAGTTTGTTTTTATGATG GGTCTAAGATTCATCAGACAaaaggaaaaacaaaaattattgacTCAACAGGAAGACTTATGACATTAGATTCTCAAAGTACAGCATCAAGTTCaag CATTTATAGCGATTGTGATGTCGGTAAACTTCCAATCGAGTTACAAGATATGGTACGACATGCAATGCAAGTGCGACAAAAATGTCTAAATCTGGAATCTGCGATCAATATTATGGAATCTACAGATAAAACGTCATCTTATTTTCCAATTACAGTGTCAAG GAGACCAGCCCATGTCGCCAACACGAATGCTAACAAAGCAAGTGGGTCATCGTCACAATCATCCAATACTCGTCCAACAACTCCTCCCAAGAAAGACAGAGGTCCCACACAATCCTCTGTACCACCAGATTGTCTCTCCCCCAACAGTCTTCCATCACCTTCTGTAGCACTAACAACATCACCAAGTATTGCTCCTCCTATCCGAATCACAGAATCCGTACTGTCTTATAATACAGTAGCTACTGGCGTAAGTTCGAAACTAGGTCCGAAAACAGGAAGAAGTCTGCCTGTGACACCGAATTCTAGAACATCAGCCAAATCTACATTATCAGATGGGATGAGGCCAG cacaTAGACAGTTATCTTTTGTACCGCTTGCAAATGAAAACGATGTCGTTAAATCAGTTAATATACCAAACATTGGATTTGCATCTCATCTAAGATCTGGTGATATATGGGTTCAATATCATGACCAATCACAAATAATGGTTCAGTCATCTGCTAATAAAGTTTTATATTCTCATCCTAATGGAAAAGTCGAGAG GTTTGGTCAGACTGTGCGACTACCGGAATATGTGAAAGACAAACTGGCTCAATTACCTTATGTTGTAGAATTATTAGTGAGGCAAACATAG
- the LOC120339201 gene encoding serine/threonine-protein kinase PLK4-like isoform X1, which translates to MRLWCFLQNLISVTWKLSDFCFRSTLRFPAVMMATCMNNFKHNNNIGNDMSPHQVDQSQMGNKISDYEVTNLLGRGAFACVYRARCRLTNREVAIKVIDKKTMRKSGMVVRVRNEVEIQAQLKHSSILELYHCFEDTVYVYLVLELCLSGELSRYVKTKGKMSEDQARIFMHQIVDGMLHLHAHGIIHRDLTLSNMLLDNSLNIKIADFGLATKLSMPTDKHFTMCGTPNFISPEIATRSAHGLQSDVWSLGCMLYTFLVGSPPFDTDAVKSTLNKVVLGDYQFPPDLGENARDLIQRLLRKNPSDRITLSAVLDHSFMTNEWEGKDHEDSIDSGLATMTTNSTNWCSRVTGSKATPNTASRLPPRTRPFIVPHPNRAEPCLTRKQSDSSSCNNMCECENCSGYHSSSTPCHKNSGKYCTQVSESCRGKNNSHQKQENARENDSCKSYLSSEHLLPSKLNPPKKVRENSPGRVLQPRNLNYERGKSYSNPQFHLNSDEWKSQNSHSQLNTQRTCSDMSSTTENTKFTQRTAKYEPHFYKSNSNHWHGSSPSLISMDNNNHLQSDRKGGTGNCSCCNSGSYCFSHRGMEGLHKYKSCESLSQVGTRRNEKAYSDPYSSTCSLQKIPQKLESASGRNEGRYQEHRNRDENAISHCRNGNNKENIAKPEITRSHHNPSHSTTDSNMKTSKPPSVKSDSSRNGKKEPLPTINSKRLRAIRQKTKNSVLSILDSGEVCLETVKIRSGKEVTTEVLRISEDGKNIKIYTPKLKTDDNSNDRVPSPTPECSDFTPENVPSRYINKYRYLAKFVTLVRSKTPKVTLFTSKAKCMLMENDPNADLEVCFYDGSKIHQTKGKTKIIDSTGRLMTLDSQSTASSSSIYSDCDVGKLPIELQDMVRHAMQVRQKCLNLESAINIMESTDKTSSYFPITVSRRPAHVANTNANKASGSSSQSSNTRPTTPPKKDRGPTQSSVPPDCLSPNSLPSPSVALTTSPSIAPPIRITESVLSYNTVATGVSSKLGPKTGRSLPVTPNSRTSAKSTLSDGMRPAHRQLSFVPLANENDVVKSVNIPNIGFASHLRSGDIWVQYHDQSQIMVQSSANKVLYSHPNGKVERFGQTVRLPEYVKDKLAQLPYVVELLVRQT; encoded by the exons ATGCGATTATGgtgttttttacaaaatttaatatcAGTAACTTGGAAATTATCTG ATTTTTGCTTCCGATCTACTCTACGATTCCCAGCAGTTATGATGGCAACTTGTATGAAcaatttcaaacacaacaataacATTGGCAACGATATGTCTCCCCATCAAGTTGACCAATCACAGATGGGCAACAAAATTTCAGACTATGAAGTCACAAACCTACTTGGAAGAGGAGCATTTGCTTGTGTATATCGAGCGAGATGTCGACTGACGAATAGAGAAGTTGCCATAAAAGTTATCGATAAAAAAACAATGCGTAAATCTGGCATGGTTGTTCGAGTGAGAAATGAAGTTGAAATACAAGCACAATTGAAACATTCTTCTATATTGGAGTTATATCATTGTTTTGAAGACACTGTTTATGTTTATCTAGTCTTGGAATTATGTCTCAGTGGAGAACTCAGTCGCTATGTAAAAACTAAAGGAAAGATGTCAGAAGATCAAG CAAGGATATTCATGCATCAAATTGTCGATGGAATGCTACATCTTCATGCACACGGCATAATACATCGGGATTTAACATTATCCAACATGCTACTCGATAATtcattaaacataaaaatcgcAGATTTTGGACTTGCAACAAAACTTTCTATGCCAACGGATAAACATTTTACGATGTGTGGAACACCTAATTTTATCTCACC TGAGATTGCTACAAGGAGTGCGCATGGTCTTCAATCTGATGTTTGGTCACTGGGGTGTATGCTTTATACTTTCCTGGTGGGGAGTCCACCATTTGAT ACTGATGCTGTGAAATCAACACTAAACAAAGTGGTTTTGGGTGATTATCAATTTCCACCAGATCTAGGTGAAAATGCTCGTGATTTAATTCAGAGATTGCTTAGAAAAAATCCAAGCGATAGAATTACATTGTCAGCAGTATTGGATCATTCTTTCAtg ACAAATGAATGGGAAGGTAAAGATCATGAAGATTCTATTGATAGTGGTCTCGCTACAATGACAACTAATTCAACAAATTGGTGCAGCAGAGTAACTGGTAGTAAGGCAACACCCAACACAGCATCACGGCTACCCCCTCGTACAAGACCCTTCATTGTACCTCATCCCAACAGAGCCGAACCGTGCCTAACACGAAAACAATCAGACTCTTCTTCATGTAATAATATGTGTGAATGTGAAAATTGTTCCGGTTATCATTCGTCATCAACACCGTGTCATAAAAACAGTGGCAAATATTGCACTCAGGTTTCCGAATCATGCCGAGGAAAAAATAACTCTCACCAAAAGCAAGAGAACGCTCGAGAAAACGACTCCTGTAAATCATATCTTAGTTCAGAACATCTTTTACCTTCTAAACTCAACCCCCCTAAGAAAGTGCGTGAAAATTCACCCGGTAGAGTTCTCCAACCCCGTAATTTAAATTATGAGAGAGGAAAAAGTTACTCTAATCCTCAATTTCATCTCAACTCAGATGAGTGGAAATCCCAAAATTCTCACTCACAACTCAACACTCAGCGTACATGTTCAGATATGAGCAGTACTACCGAAAACACTAAATTTACACAAAGGACTGCTAAATACGAACCACATTTCTATAAATCGAACTCAAACCACTGGCATGGTAGTAGTCCTTCTTTAATATCAATGGACAATAATAATCATTTACAAAGCGATCGTAAAGGCGGTACCGGTAACTGTAGTTGTTGTAACTCTGGCTCATATTGCTTTTCTCACCGTGGTATGGAAGGTTTACATAAGTATAAAAGTTGTGAGAGTCTTTCTCAAGTTGGGACAAGGCGTAATGAAAAAGCATACAGTGACCCTTATTCTAGTACTTGTTCTCTTCAAAAAATTCCACAAAAATTGGAATCTGCTTCTGGCAGAAATGAAGGAAGATATCAGGAACATAGAAACCGGGATGAAAATGCCATTTCACATTGTCGAAACGGgaacaataaagaaaatattgcaaaacCTGAAATTACAAGATCGCACCATAATCCATCTCATTCTacgacag ATTCTAATATGAAAACGAGCAAACCACCGTCTGTAAAATCCGACTCAAGTCGTAATGGTAAGAAAGAACCTCTTCCTACAATCAACTCAAAAAGATTGCGGGCAATTCGACAAAAGACAAAAAATTCTGTT TTGAGCATCCTTGATAGTGGAGAAGTTTGTCTTGAGACAGTTAAAATCCGGAGTGGAAAAGAAGTCACCACTGAGGTTTTAAGGATTTCTGAAGATGGGAAAAACATCAAG ATATACACTCCAAAATTGAAAACTGATGATAATAGTAATGACCGAGTGCCATCACCAACTCCCGAATGTTCAGACTTCACTCCAGAAAATGTTCCAAGTCGATATATAAACAAATATCGATATCTCGCAAA GTTTGTCACCCTAGTTCGTTCCAAAACTCCAAAAGTTACTTTATTCACAAGTAAAGCAAAATGCATGTTGATGGAAAATGATCCAAATGCTGATTTGGAAGTTTGTTTTTATGATG GGTCTAAGATTCATCAGACAaaaggaaaaacaaaaattattgacTCAACAGGAAGACTTATGACATTAGATTCTCAAAGTACAGCATCAAGTTCaag CATTTATAGCGATTGTGATGTCGGTAAACTTCCAATCGAGTTACAAGATATGGTACGACATGCAATGCAAGTGCGACAAAAATGTCTAAATCTGGAATCTGCGATCAATATTATGGAATCTACAGATAAAACGTCATCTTATTTTCCAATTACAGTGTCAAG GAGACCAGCCCATGTCGCCAACACGAATGCTAACAAAGCAAGTGGGTCATCGTCACAATCATCCAATACTCGTCCAACAACTCCTCCCAAGAAAGACAGAGGTCCCACACAATCCTCTGTACCACCAGATTGTCTCTCCCCCAACAGTCTTCCATCACCTTCTGTAGCACTAACAACATCACCAAGTATTGCTCCTCCTATCCGAATCACAGAATCCGTACTGTCTTATAATACAGTAGCTACTGGCGTAAGTTCGAAACTAGGTCCGAAAACAGGAAGAAGTCTGCCTGTGACACCGAATTCTAGAACATCAGCCAAATCTACATTATCAGATGGGATGAGGCCAG cacaTAGACAGTTATCTTTTGTACCGCTTGCAAATGAAAACGATGTCGTTAAATCAGTTAATATACCAAACATTGGATTTGCATCTCATCTAAGATCTGGTGATATATGGGTTCAATATCATGACCAATCACAAATAATGGTTCAGTCATCTGCTAATAAAGTTTTATATTCTCATCCTAATGGAAAAGTCGAGAG GTTTGGTCAGACTGTGCGACTACCGGAATATGTGAAAGACAAACTGGCTCAATTACCTTATGTTGTAGAATTATTAGTGAGGCAAACATAG